Proteins encoded in a region of the Odocoileus virginianus isolate 20LAN1187 ecotype Illinois chromosome 9, Ovbor_1.2, whole genome shotgun sequence genome:
- the THNSL1 gene encoding threonine synthase-like 1, with translation MLHLKQCQHLKQITQKCLSRIHVKTGKYPQLFLSRTFALAELRKSWHSIYSLVGDKNIILMGPPGAGKTTVGRIIGQKLGCCVIDVDDDILEKTWNMSVSEKLQDVGNEQFLEEEGKAVLNFSASGSVISLTGSNPMHDASMWHLKKNGIIVYLDVPLLDIVSRLKLMKTDRIVGQNSGTSVKDLLKFRRQYYKKWYDTRVFCESGASPEEVANKVLSAVKRYQDVDSETFISTRHIWPKDCEQKAPMKFFSEAVIEGLASDGGLFVPEKEFPKLNCGEWKSLVGATYIERAQILLEKCIHPADIPAARLGEMIETAYGENFACSKIAPVRHLSGNQFILELFHGPTGSFKDLSLQLMPHLFAHCIPPSCNFMILVATSGDTGSAVLNGFSRLNKNDKQRIAVATFFPEDGVSDFQKAQIIGSQNENGWAVGVKSDFDFCQTSIKRIFQDSDFTGFLAVEYGTVLSSANSINWGRLLPQVVYHASAYLDLVSQGFISFGSPVDVCIPTGNFGNILAAVYAKTMGVPIRKFICASNQNHVLTDFIKTGHYDIRERKLAQTFSPAIDILKSSNLERHLHLMANRDGQLMRRLFNQLEEEHHFQIEKILVEKLQQDFVADWCSEGECLAAIHSTYNTSGYILDPHTAIAKVVADRMQDKTCPVIVSSTAHYSKFAPAIMQALKIGEINQTSSSQVYLLSSYNALPPPHEALLERTKQQGKVEHQVCAADVNVLKNHVEKLVQNQFI, from the coding sequence atGCTCCACTTGAAGCAATGTCAGCATCTGAAACAGATAACTCAGAAATGCTTGTCTCGCATCCATGTGAAAACAGGTAAATATCCACAGCTATTTCTTTCAAGAACCTTTGCGCTTGCGGAATTAAGGAAGTCATGGCATTCCATCTACTCACTTGTTGGAGACAAAAATATTATCCTGATGGGACCTCCCGGTGCTGGGAAAACAACAGTAGGCAGAATAATAGGCCAGAAACTGGGTTGTTGTGTCATCGATGTGGATGATGATATCCTTGAAAAAACCTGGAATATGAGTGTGTCTGAAAAATTGCAGGATGTTGGTAATGAGCAATTtttagaagaggaaggaaaagccGTGTTAAACTTCTCTGCATCTGGAAGTGTGATTTCCCTTACTGGGTCCAACCCAATGCATGATGCTAGCATGTGGCAtctaaagaaaaatggaataattGTTTATCTGGATGTACCTCTACTAGATATAGTCAGTCGtctaaaattaatgaaaacagaTAGGATTGTAGGTCAGAATTCTGGAACCTCTGTGAAAGACTTACTTAAATTTAGAAGACAGTACTATAAGAAGTGGTATGATACTCGTGTTTTTTGTGAAAGTGGGGCTTCCCCAGAGGAGGTAGCCAACAAAGTGCTGAGTGCAGTTAAAAGATACCAAGATGTGGATTCAGAAACATTCATTTCCACAAGACACATTTGGCCTAAAGACTGTGAACAGAAAGCTCCAATGAAATTCTTTAGTGAAGCTGTGATTGAGGGGTTAGCTTCTGATGGTGGACTTTTTGTTCCTGAAAAGGAGTTTCCAAAGTTAAACTGTGGGGAGTGGAAAAGCCTGGTAGGAGCAACATACATAGAAAGAGCACAGATACTTCTGGAAAAATGTATACATCCTGCTGACATACCTGCTGCCAGGCTGGGAGAAATGATTGAAACTGCTTATGGGGAAAACTTTGCCTGCTCAAAAATCGCCCCTGTCAGGCACCTGTCAGGCAACCAGTTCATCCTGGAGTTATTTCATGGACCAACAGGATCATTTAAAGACCTGTCTTTACAGCTCATGCCCCATCTTTTTGCACACTGTATTCCGCCAAGTTGCAATTTTATGATACTTGTAGCCACCTCAGGAGACactggaagtgcagtcttaaatGGCTTTAGTCGTCTTAATAAGAATGACAAGCAGAGAATAGCCGTGGCCACATTTTTTCCTGAAGACGGAGTCAGTGATTTTCAAAAAGCACAAATAATTGGCAGTCAGAACGAAAATGGATGGGCAGTAGGTGTCAAATCAGATTTTGATTTCTGCCAGACGtctataaaaagaatttttcaagATTCTGATTTTACTGGCTTTCTTGCTGTGGAATATGGAACCGTCTTAAGTTCAGCTAATTCCATAAACTGGGGCCGACTGCTTCCCCAAGTAGTTTATCATGCTTCTGCATACCTTGATCTCGTTAGCCAaggatttatttcttttggaagCCCAGTTGATGTGTGTATTCCCACAGGAAACTTTGGTAACATTTTAGCAGCAGTGTATGCCAAAACCATGGGAGTCCCTATTCGAAAATTTATCTGTGCTTCTAATCAGAACCATGTTTTGACTGATTTTATAAAAACAGGACATTATGATATAAGGGAAAGAAAACTAGCACAGACCTTTTCACCAGCAATTGATATCCTCAAATCTTCAAACCTGGAGCGACATTTACACCTGATGGCTAATAGAGATGGACAGTTAATGAGAAGACTGTTTAATCAACTAGAAGAGGAGCATCACTTCCAGATAGAGAAGATCCTAGTTGAGAAACTTCAGCAGGATTTCGTGGCTGACTGGTGCTCTGAGGGAGAGTGCCTGGCAGCGATTCACTCCACCTACAACACTTCGGGGTACATTTTGGACCCACACACTGCTATTGCGAAAGTAGTTGCGGACAGAATGCAAGACAAAACTTGCCCAGTGATCGTCTCCTCTACAGCTCATTACTCCAAGTTTGCACCTGCTATCATGCAGGCTTTAAAGATTGGAGAAATCAACCAGACTTCATCAAGTCAGGTTTACTTACTAAGTTCATACAATGCCTTACCTCCACCACATGAGGCTTTACTAGAGAGAACAAAACAGCAGGGGAAGGTGGAGCACCAGGTCTGTGCAGCTGATGTGAATGTCCTGAAGAATCACGTGGAAAAACTTGTACAAAATCAATTCATATGA